Sequence from the Clostridium saccharobutylicum DSM 13864 genome:
TAGACTGAATCTTTGGTGCATAAAAATCAGTAATTTTATAGGAGTTAATTACATTAGCCATATTACCAATATGATCCTCATGGGGATGAGTTGCAATTACGTAATCAAGTTTTTTTAAATTAAGTGAATTCAAATAATTTAAAAACTTTTTCTTATCTGATTTTGGACCTGAATCGATTAAGAGATTTTTATTGTTTACTTGAATAAGAATACAATCACCTTGGCCTACATCTATATAGTGTACAAGCATTTTATTAGATTGTAGTTGGGAGGAATCGTCTTCAGAGGTTAATAAAATATTATATCCTGTTATTAAAGTAAAAAATAATATGATAACTAAGTACAGAAATGAATGTTTGTAATTAATTCGATAATGTTTAATCATAAATTTAAGTTAACGCTCCTATCTATAAACTATTCCAGCATAATATTAAAAAAATATAAACGTAGATATTATTAAAAGAATTTATAATGCCAACAATTTACATGATATATATTACAATTATAGTAAAATATTGTAAACAAGAAAAGGGGGAATATAATTCAATAATAAATTCAATAATCACATCACGAACAAGCATCGATAAAAAAATAAAATAATATGTATTATTTATAAAAATCAAATTTAACTTCATTATTATTAATATAATATAACATAAAATTATAAAGTTTATTTATACGATTTCAATGCGATGATAGATGAAAAAACTTAGCTGTAAGTAATTACAAATGATACAAAAATGCAAAAAACATAGGTTGAATATTGCAAAAAATATGATATAATTAAATCAATATGCAGGAATTCAATGAAAAAATGCAATTTATAAGTATTAAAAAATTCATATCGGGGGGTTAATTAATGAAAAAAGAATTTTCAATGAGCAATGATAAGGTAATGATAAACTTTACGGCTAAGTACTGTAATAGTTTTGAATCTATACTAGAAAGTAGTGGATTTAGACGAATTTTAGAAGTCTATTTGAGAAGAGCTAAAAAGAAGAATTCATTATCATATAGATATTTAAAACAAGAATTAGAAACAGACAGTCTTATAGATATTAGAAGAGATTTGATACAAATTATAAAATATTTAACAGTTATGAATTTAGAAGAAGTTATTAATATAAATGAGCGTTATGAATCACTTTTACAAGATAAAGACAGATTTATAGCATTTATAGAAGATTTTTATCTTTTTTGGAGAAAACTTGAAAGATATACAATAGTTCATAGATATAAAGTACAACAAGGTCTAGCAGCTGCTAGCTTTACAGAAGCAAATGCTAATTTTTCAACTTTAATTTTAAATTTATATAGAAAAATTGAAATGCATGTTGTAGGATATCAACCAAAAGTCTACAGACAAATTCCAGCTGGAGGAAATGCATGTATTATGATACATGAGTTGGAATGGGCAAGACCAGAAGGATATGAAGCTTTAGAGGATATACCTTTTATAGATCATATACTTTTAGAAACTCCATTTATAACTTATCCAAAGAAAAATACAAGAGATGGTATGTTTGCTGAGGTAGACCAGAATCCATTAAAATATGCTGATATTAATAAGGATCATTGGTTCTGTTATCCAGCTAAAATTGGAGGACTACTTACTTTCATTTATTTCCATAGAGATTTTATGGAACATGGAATAACTTTATGTAATCTATTTGAAATGGCAAGAACTGAAGAGACAAGAGGTAGAAAGCCAGATATTGTATATGTATTTGGTGCTAAAGATGAAGGAGAAGAACTTAAAACAGTATTTTATGATGATGAAAAAAATAATATAATGCTTGGATATATTAATCATTCAGAGAAAATTGATTACTTTGGCTATATAAAGAAAATGACATTGACTCTTTATAACTTAATAATGATAAAAAGAGGATTCTTACCAATACATGGATCTATGGTCAACATTCTTCTTAAGAGTGGAGACGTAGCTAATGTTGTTATTATGGGGGACAGTGGTGCTGGTAAATCAGAAAGTTTAGAGGCATTTAGAAGTTTAAGTGAGGATTATATTTCAGATATGACTATAATCTTTGATGATATGGGTACATTTAAGATAGAAGATGGTGTAATCAATGGTTATGGCACAGAAATAGGCGCTTTTGTTAGATTAGATGACTTGGATCAAGGTTATGCATTTAAAGAAATGGATAGAAGTATATTTATGAATCCTGACAAAGTTAATGCTAGATTAGTTGTACCAGTATCATCATATAAGGAAATAACTAAGGGACATCCAGTGAATTTCTTCTTCTATGCTAATAATTATGAAGGTGCTGAAGAAGGTGGAAAATACTTAAATTATTTTACAACGCCTGAAGAAGCTATAAAAGTATTTAAAGCAGGTGCTAGAATGGCAAAAGGAACGACTACTGAGAAAGGACTTGTAGAATCCTTTTTTGCAAATCCATTTGGACCAGCACAAAAGCAAGAGGAAACAAATATTCTTATAGATAAATATTTTAAGGCTATGTTTGAAAGTGGTCAAGTTAAAGTTGGTCAAATCAGAACTTGCTTAGGAGTGCCAGGGCAAGAAAAGGAAGGTCCAAGAAATGCAGCAATAGAGTTGTTTGATGAGATAAAGAAAATGAAATAGAATGTAATATAATTGTGAAAAATAACAGATTAATGGTGTGGTTATTTTATATTTAGCATATTTGTAAGTCTTAATTATAATTGTTTTTTACAAGTTATGATTAAAAACTTACAAATGTAATTGTTATAAAATAGTATAGTATTTTATCTGTTATTTTTTATTTATATAAAGAAAAAAGGATTAAGGTAATTTTACCTTAATCCTTTTTTAATTTATTTTTTAATGTTTTAAATATATGATTAAATGGATTTGATGAAATATTACGTAAATTATGAAATTTTTTGTTATTAAAATTAAATCTAACTTTATCTAAGACAGTTTCAAAGTTCTTTACTTTATCGAGAGCCTTTTCTCGTGTAGAATTGAATACTAGAAAAGGTTTTTCAAAAAAGAAATTAGATGATGCAAATTGAAGAGGATAAAATCTATTAATTTGTGCTAATGAAGATAAAGTGAATCCAAGATCCACAATAAAATATATAACTAAAGCATAAACAAACATATTGCCAAACATTCTTGGAATATGAATAACCGCTTCATTAACTATAGGATGTAAAATTCGTATTACACCAACTTCACAAGTTCCCCAAAATAAAGAATAAGGTAAACAAACTCTGCCATGTATATTGAATGGATCGTCTGCATAATCCCACCACTTAGCTTTAAAAGTTTTCTCCAAAACAAATCCAGTCAAATATTCTAACGCTGATGTTAAGAAAAATCCTAATAAAAATAATATTAAAATATTATTTTTAAAACTATCTAAAATTATAACGAGAGATGATATAGTAAAACCATATATGGGACAAAATGGTCCGTGTAAAAATCCCCTGTTGACAAATCGATGTTCATTTTTAAAATAATATAATACTTCTAAGCACCAACCTGAAAAAGAGTAAAATGCAAAATAAAATATTAAAGTATAGTAATTAAAATCCAACATAGTATGCAAATATATACTAACCTCCCTAGTAAACTTAACATGTAGAATATACTATATTATATACCATAAAGTAAAAAAAAAAAATTAATTTTACATTAAAAATTTCTTATAAGGATTTAAATATTAATAAAAAAAGTATCACTCTTTTAAGAAGCGATACTTATTATATGTAAGATTAACAATTTAAGAAGCTCTTTCTTTAGCAAAAAATGAAATTGAATATAAACTTGCAATTCCAACTAATGCATAAATAATTCTAGTTAATGATGAAAAACTTCCGAAAAGAGAACTAACTAAGTTAAATTGAAAGAAACTAATTAATCCCCAATTGACACCACCTATAATCATTAGTAAAAGTGCAATTGAATCTAAAACTTTCATAAAAACACATCCTTCATTTTTATATAAATATAGTATAAGCAGAAAATGTGTTTTTATACTTGCTATTCTTTACAAAATTAATTTATAAAGAAATATTTCTATCTATTGGTTGAGATAAAGAAATGAAAGTATCAGTTCTTTGTATTCCAGTAATTACGTTAATTTTATTTAGTAAAACATCCTGTAAGTCAGATATATTACTACACACAACTTTGGCAAACATAGAAAAACTACCAGTAGTTAAATGTAGTTCAACAACTTCTTTTATTTTAGACATTTCATCAAGTACTGAATTAAAAGAAGAGGCTTTGTCTACATATATACCAACAAAACAACATACATCATATCCTAATTTAGCAAGATTTAAAACGATTCTGGATCCCTTTATTATTCCTAAGTCCTCCATTTTTTTCATTCTAACATGAATAGTACCACCACTAACATGACATATTCTTGCGATTTCTAAATATGGAGTTCTGCAATCCTTTATTAATAATTCTAATATTTGTAAATCTAATTCATCCAAATGAGCATTTGAAACTAAAGCCATTGTATCACCTCTTAATAATTTTGTAGTCCATTTTTTTTATTTTATCAAATATTAAGCTAAAATTAAAGCAAAAACTATAATATTGTAAAAATAAATTTATAATTTTGATATTTTGATAAAAAATTATATGCATATATAATGAAAAATATTTATAATATGTTAAATAATGCTTTGAGAATGCTTGATAATATTATAAATTTAAACTAATATTAATTATATAGACTTTTCGAGGAGGATATGTGACTAATGAGTATTTTATTTACAATTCTTTCATTTATATTAACCCTAGTTATCATATTAGGGATTTATGTATTATGTAGGAAATTTATATTTACTAAGGTACGTATAAACAAGTGGATTCCACTATCTATAGCAATTGTTTTATTTATTGCTCAAATGTTTTTACCTACAAATAATGTATATGTTAGATATATATTACCACTATTTCCTGTTTTATTTTTCTTATGGTTTATGGATATTATGCAAACAGGTAAGGCTAAAAAGAACGAAAAACAAATTATAATTAAACCTAAAGCTAAACCAAATAGAGTAAGAAATAAAAATAAGTAGAAGTCGGATTAAAAACCGACTTCTTTATTCTCTAAAGATAGGGGAACTTATGGCGATTTTATGATTGTCAAGAATTACTTTAATCACGTACCAATGTTCATTTGGTGATGGTTCATGATTATACAGATATTTTATTCTATCTAAATTTAAATCACATATTTTTTTTATTGCGGTTCCTCCAGCAGAAATAATATGAATTTCTGATATTTTATGAACAGAATCGTGAACAAAAATTGAAAATTGTAAGTATTCATTATTAAAAGGTATTATGTTTCCCATAAAATTATCATTTATAGTAAAGTACATAGATAATGTACTAGATTCAGTGGAATAAGTTCGACGATTTCTAAATGCATTAATTAACGAATTAATTGTAAGTTCAGTATCAACTACACAGGTTAAATTTTCATCGTCACCAAAATTCAACCTATGATTATCTTGGCCATTTATGGCACCTAATTTCCATCCATTATCAAGTAAAAAATAATAATATTTTTCATATCGTACATATTTATTTGGATGTGAACCATTTCCAACTTCTATAGATGTTATCAATTTATTTAATATAGGATTGTATTCTAAGTTTTCTATTTGTTTATGAGGATGATTAATCGATATAAAGGCGGAAGGATTATTGAGCATCCATAAAGTGAGTAATTGGAAGTTGTTTACAGTTCCGGTGAAAAATCTATTAGGATTTACTATGTTGATGTCACCAAAAGGATTAGTTTTACTTTCAAATCCTATTATTGCTAAAAAGTTATCATGTTTTTTATTATAACGTGATGCTAGGTATTTAGCAGCTTCCCATTTACTCAATTCATTTCCTTTTACTCTAACTGGCTTAGTTAAATAATTATTGTGATCTGTTAAAATTAAAAAATTAAGACCGTTATGCCTTGCATAATCAAAGGCTTCCATAGGAGTACCCTTTCCAGTTGAGAAAGCACAATGTGCATGAGGGATACCATAGTAGAATTTTAAATCGTTCAAATTAAACTTATTCGTAGTTGATTTCTTTTTACCCAATACTATAACCTCTAAAAATTATTTATAATATATAATATTAGGTAAGAACATAAAATAATGACAACAAGTCTATGTAATGATAAAATAACTTTAGTATTTAGGCACATTCAAAAAATGCGAAGCATTTTGATTAATGATGAATATGAATAATTAAGGAAAAAATCTTATTGGATTTTAAATTAAAGTGCTTGCACTTAATAAATTTAAATTTTGCAAAGGAAAACATTCTTAAATCATTCATCATTAATCATTCATTTATTTTGTTTCACAAAATATTAAGTGAGGTGGAAAATATGATAAAAAGCTTTATGAATAAGAAACCTACATTGGAAGAAGAGATTTATGTTTCTGAAACTGCAGTTATTATTGGAGATGTAACATTGAGGAAAAAATCAAATGTTTGGTTTGGGGCAGTTATTAGAGGAGATGAAGAAAGTATAGTTATAGGAGAGAGGACTAATATTCAGGAAAATTCAGTATTACATGTTGATAAAACAAATAATATAGAAATTGGAGCGGGATGTACTATTGGACACGGAGCAATAATTCATGGATGTAAAATAGGCAGCAATACTTTAATCGGAATGGGTGCGATAATACTAAATGGAGCTAAAATAGGTAATAATACTATTGTGGGGGCAGGAAGTTTAGTTACTCAAAATAAGGAATTTGATGATGGAGTTTTAATTATAGGGAATCCTGCAAGAGCAGTTAGAAAACTAACAGAAGAAGAAATAAAAGGTAACAGAAATGCATGTTTAAGTTATATAGAATTAAGCAATGAACTTAGATAATAAACAATTACTTAAGATGAGTAAATATCTATAGAATGCATAAAACATGTATTTTTAATTATAATAGATTAAAATTAATGAAGCAGAAATAGCTGATGGAGGAAATGAAAAATGATAATACTTGGAGAATACGCTAATTTAAAAGTGAGTAAAAAGGTTGATTTTGGATACTATCTTGAGGATAAATTTGGAGATGAAGTACTACTTCCTAATAGTGATGTGAAAAATCATGACATTAAGGAAGGAGATAAGTTAGAGGTATTTATATATAGAGATTCTAAAGATAGAATGATTTCAACATTGAAGAAACCATACATAACTGTGGGCCAAATTGGTTATTTAGAAGTTGTAAGTCAAAGAGAAATAGGAGCTTTTGTAGATATCGGACTTGGTAGGGATCTTTTTATTCCTCTAAAAGAACAAAGTTTCAAACTTAAAGATGGAAAGAAATATTTATTTTATATGTATACAGATAAAACTGATAGATTAGCTGGAACAACAAAAATAGATTCTTATTTAGATTTAGCTGAAGAAGGCAAGTACAAAGTCTCAGATGAAGTTAAAGCAATAGTTTATGATACATGTGAAAATGGAACATTGAATGTTGCGATAGACGGTAAATACAGAGGATTGATATTGGCTAATGAGCATTTTGATTACATATATCCAGGTCAAGAAATAGAGGTTAGAGTTAAAAGAATCTATGAAGATGGAACTCTTGGAGTTACTACAAGAAAAAAGAGACTTGATGCAAGAGAAGAGTTGAGTCAAAAAATTCTTCAATATTTAAAAGAAAATGGAGGATTTATGCCATTTAATGATAAGTCATCATCAGAGGATATAAAGGCGGAATTTAATACAAGTAAGAACTACTTTAAAATGACTCTTGGTGGCTTAATGAAACAAAAATTAATAATTCAAGATAAAGAAGGAACAAGACTTCTTTAAGGCACATCCCAATTATATCAAATGAAAATTTTAGTAATTCAGCAATTGTTTATAGTTAAAAAGATTAATATTTACGATAGATATATATATTATTTTTAAGTCACAAATTTGCACAAACTAAAAATATAATCATATTTTAATAATGTAAATACTAATAGAGGGTGAAATGAATGTGTGGCATTGCTGGATTAGTAAATTTTAAGCAGGACATAGTTCAAGATAAAGATATATTGAAAAAGATGGTAAAAACATTAGAGAGAAGAGGTCCTGATGCACAGGGATTTTACATTTCTCCAAATGTTTTATTAGGTCATAGAAGATTGATAGTAGTAGACCCAAAAGGTGGTTTGCAGCCTATGACAAAGACTTTTGAGGGGAAAAAATATACGTTAGTTTATAATGGCGAACTTTATAATACAGAAGATTTAAGGAAAGATTTAATTAAAGCAGGATTTGCTTTTGATTCTTATTCTGATACTGAAGTTTTACTTACTTCGTATATATGCTGGGGAAAAGATTGTATTAATAAGTTGATTGGAATATTCGCATTTGCAGTTTTTGATGAAGGAAAAAATGAAGTGTTTTTAGCTAGGGATCAAATGGGAGTAAAACCTTTATTTTATACTATATGTGATAATACATTAGTATTTGGCTCTGAAATTAAGACTATACTAGCTAATCCTAAAGTAAAAAGAGAAGTTGATAGAGAAGGATTAACAGAAGTTTTTGGACTTGGACCAGCAGTAATACCAGGAAGTGCAATATTCAAAAATATAAAAGAGGTTGCGCCTGCTAATTGTCTTTTAATTTCTAGTGATAACAGTATTAAAAAATGGGAATATTGGACTGTAGAAGCGAAAGAATTTAAAGAAACACCAGAAGAAGCTATAGCACATACTAGAGAATTACTAGTTGATGCAATAACAAGGCAACTTGTTGGAGATGTACCAGTTTGTACATTTTTATCAGGAGGATTAGATTCATCAGCTATTTCAGCTATAGCTGCTAATGAATTTAAAAATAGAGGAAAGAAACTTACAACTTATTCAATAGATTACGAGGATAATGATAAATATTTTAAATCTTCATTGTTTCAACCTACATCTGATGAATTCTACGCAGAAGAAATGGCAAAATTCATTGGAAGTAATCATAAAAAAGTAGTTTTAAATCATACTGATTTAGCATTGGCTTTAAGGGACGCTGTTATTGCAAGGGATTTGCCTGGTATGGCAGATATTGATTCATCATTACTTTTATTTTGTAAAGAAATTCGTAAAGATTTTGTAGTTGGTCTTTCAGGAGAATGCGCAGATGAAATTTTTGGTGGATATCCATGGTTTACAAGAGATGAAATGTTTTATCTAGATACTTTTCCTTGGTCAAGATTTGTTAATGATAGAAAAGCTATAGTAAATGAAAACTTGAAAAGTATGCCAATAGAAGAATTGGTTAGAACTCAATATGAGAAATCTTTAAGTAAAGTTCCACATCTTGATGATGAAAGTAAAAGAGATTATAGAATGAGGGAAGTATCATATTTGAACTTAAAATGGTTTATGGTAAACCTTCTTAATAGGAAAGATAGAGTCAGTATGACTAACAGCTTAGAGGTAAGAGTTCCTTTTGCAGATATTAGATTAGTTGATTATGCTTTTAATTTACCAGCTGAAGTAAAATTATATAAAGGAAGAGAAAAAGGATTATTAAGAGCAGCTCTTGAAGGTATATTACCAAAAGAAATAGTTTATAGAAAAAAGAGTCCATATCCAAAAACTCATAATCCAATATATACTGATATAGTCTGCAAGATGTTAACTGATATTTTAGATAAGAAATCATCGCCAATACATGAAATAATCGATGATAAAGTTGTTAAAGAAATTGTAAGAACTAGAGGTGAATCATATAAGTCACCTTGGTATGGACAATTAATGACAGGTCCTCAATTACTTGCATATTTAATTCAGGTAAATACTTGGCTTGAAGAATATAATATTAATCTATTACTTTAAAATTATTAATTGCAATTAAAATATTATTGAATAAAACTGATTTATGTTGAATGCAAAACATAAATCAGTTTTATAGTTTACAAAACACAAAATTTAATAGTAAGCTTTTATAATTGAAACATTCGTAATTTAAATTTTAAACATGGAAAGATTCATAATTGAGTAGAGAATAAAAAAGAAATTTGCTATAATTTATTTATATTAAGAAAGGATTGAGTGGAGATGGAAATTGGTAGAGTACGAAGAGGAACCGTAACGTCTGAAAGAAAGATTGTTTCAGAAAAAAAAGATTTTTCGCAAAGTTTTAGTCAAGAAAGACACAAAAAATCAGAGGAACAATTGAATAAGATGATTGAAGACATAAAAAAAAGAGGTAGCAGACTTATAACAACTAAAACATATGTTGATGTAGTTATGTATAAAAAGATGATAAAAGAGTACTTAGAATCAATATTAAAGTTTATGTATGAAACTAAAAAGGATATTAGTTTTTGGCAAACTCAATATTTTATTACTGTAGATAGTATTGATGCTAGATTGGAAGAATTAACTCAATCACTACTTTCTGATGAGAAGGATAATATTAATATTGCATCTAAAATAGATGAAATTCAAGGTATGATTGTCGATATATATAGATAATAAAAATAAATTTATACTTGTACATAAAAATAAAAGAAATGGGATGCATATATTATTATATGTATCCTATTTCTTTTGGAGAATATTTTGATATATTATTGTGAGAGAATAAGATTATTTTATGTTTAATTTTGTGTATTTTTACAAAGTGTAAGCTATATTTTTAGGTTTTATGTATTATTATTCCATTA
This genomic interval carries:
- a CDS encoding phosphoenolpyruvate carboxykinase (ATP) codes for the protein MKKEFSMSNDKVMINFTAKYCNSFESILESSGFRRILEVYLRRAKKKNSLSYRYLKQELETDSLIDIRRDLIQIIKYLTVMNLEEVININERYESLLQDKDRFIAFIEDFYLFWRKLERYTIVHRYKVQQGLAAASFTEANANFSTLILNLYRKIEMHVVGYQPKVYRQIPAGGNACIMIHELEWARPEGYEALEDIPFIDHILLETPFITYPKKNTRDGMFAEVDQNPLKYADINKDHWFCYPAKIGGLLTFIYFHRDFMEHGITLCNLFEMARTEETRGRKPDIVYVFGAKDEGEELKTVFYDDEKNNIMLGYINHSEKIDYFGYIKKMTLTLYNLIMIKRGFLPIHGSMVNILLKSGDVANVVIMGDSGAGKSESLEAFRSLSEDYISDMTIIFDDMGTFKIEDGVINGYGTEIGAFVRLDDLDQGYAFKEMDRSIFMNPDKVNARLVVPVSSYKEITKGHPVNFFFYANNYEGAEEGGKYLNYFTTPEEAIKVFKAGARMAKGTTTEKGLVESFFANPFGPAQKQEETNILIDKYFKAMFESGQVKVGQIRTCLGVPGQEKEGPRNAAIELFDEIKKMK
- a CDS encoding putative ABC transporter permease — encoded protein: MLDFNYYTLIFYFAFYSFSGWCLEVLYYFKNEHRFVNRGFLHGPFCPIYGFTISSLVIILDSFKNNILILFLLGFFLTSALEYLTGFVLEKTFKAKWWDYADDPFNIHGRVCLPYSLFWGTCEVGVIRILHPIVNEAVIHIPRMFGNMFVYALVIYFIVDLGFTLSSLAQINRFYPLQFASSNFFFEKPFLVFNSTREKALDKVKNFETVLDKVRFNFNNKKFHNLRNISSNPFNHIFKTLKNKLKKD
- a CDS encoding DUF378 domain-containing protein, whose translation is MKVLDSIALLLMIIGGVNWGLISFFQFNLVSSLFGSFSSLTRIIYALVGIASLYSISFFAKERAS
- a CDS encoding Lrp/AsnC ligand binding domain-containing protein, producing MALVSNAHLDELDLQILELLIKDCRTPYLEIARICHVSGGTIHVRMKKMEDLGIIKGSRIVLNLAKLGYDVCCFVGIYVDKASSFNSVLDEMSKIKEVVELHLTTGSFSMFAKVVCSNISDLQDVLLNKINVITGIQRTDTFISLSQPIDRNISL
- a CDS encoding gamma carbonic anhydrase family protein, translated to MIKSFMNKKPTLEEEIYVSETAVIIGDVTLRKKSNVWFGAVIRGDEESIVIGERTNIQENSVLHVDKTNNIEIGAGCTIGHGAIIHGCKIGSNTLIGMGAIILNGAKIGNNTIVGAGSLVTQNKEFDDGVLIIGNPARAVRKLTEEEIKGNRNACLSYIELSNELR
- a CDS encoding CvfB family protein, with amino-acid sequence MIILGEYANLKVSKKVDFGYYLEDKFGDEVLLPNSDVKNHDIKEGDKLEVFIYRDSKDRMISTLKKPYITVGQIGYLEVVSQREIGAFVDIGLGRDLFIPLKEQSFKLKDGKKYLFYMYTDKTDRLAGTTKIDSYLDLAEEGKYKVSDEVKAIVYDTCENGTLNVAIDGKYRGLILANEHFDYIYPGQEIEVRVKRIYEDGTLGVTTRKKRLDAREELSQKILQYLKENGGFMPFNDKSSSEDIKAEFNTSKNYFKMTLGGLMKQKLIIQDKEGTRLL
- the asnB gene encoding asparagine synthase (glutamine-hydrolyzing), whose product is MCGIAGLVNFKQDIVQDKDILKKMVKTLERRGPDAQGFYISPNVLLGHRRLIVVDPKGGLQPMTKTFEGKKYTLVYNGELYNTEDLRKDLIKAGFAFDSYSDTEVLLTSYICWGKDCINKLIGIFAFAVFDEGKNEVFLARDQMGVKPLFYTICDNTLVFGSEIKTILANPKVKREVDREGLTEVFGLGPAVIPGSAIFKNIKEVAPANCLLISSDNSIKKWEYWTVEAKEFKETPEEAIAHTRELLVDAITRQLVGDVPVCTFLSGGLDSSAISAIAANEFKNRGKKLTTYSIDYEDNDKYFKSSLFQPTSDEFYAEEMAKFIGSNHKKVVLNHTDLALALRDAVIARDLPGMADIDSSLLLFCKEIRKDFVVGLSGECADEIFGGYPWFTRDEMFYLDTFPWSRFVNDRKAIVNENLKSMPIEELVRTQYEKSLSKVPHLDDESKRDYRMREVSYLNLKWFMVNLLNRKDRVSMTNSLEVRVPFADIRLVDYAFNLPAEVKLYKGREKGLLRAALEGILPKEIVYRKKSPYPKTHNPIYTDIVCKMLTDILDKKSSPIHEIIDDKVVKEIVRTRGESYKSPWYGQLMTGPQLLAYLIQVNTWLEEYNINLLL
- a CDS encoding YaaR family protein, producing MEIGRVRRGTVTSERKIVSEKKDFSQSFSQERHKKSEEQLNKMIEDIKKRGSRLITTKTYVDVVMYKKMIKEYLESILKFMYETKKDISFWQTQYFITVDSIDARLEELTQSLLSDEKDNINIASKIDEIQGMIVDIYR